The following are encoded in a window of Cucurbita pepo subsp. pepo cultivar mu-cu-16 chromosome LG12, ASM280686v2, whole genome shotgun sequence genomic DNA:
- the LOC111807050 gene encoding uncharacterized protein LOC111807050 produces MEFAYNNNYQATIQMAPFKALYGRRCRTPNFGDEVGTQQRLGPELVQVTNAAVQKIKQRILTAQSRQKSYADVRRRDLEFEVGDHVFLKVAPIRGVLRFGKKGKLSPRIALPSNLAAMHNVFHVFMLRKYTLDPTHVIEQEMLPLREDLSYEEKPSRILARDTRQLRNKDIPLVKVSCGNRREEEATWE; encoded by the exons ATGGAGTTTGCCTACAACAATAATTATCAAGCGACCATTCAGATGGCCCCATTTAAGGCACTGTATGGGCGTAGGTGTCGAACACCAAATTTTGGGGATGAGGTAGGCACGCAGCAACGACTAGGACCAGAGTTGGTCCAGGTCACCAACGCAGCGGTGCAGAAAATCAAGCAGAGGATACTCACCGCACAGAGCCGACAGAAAAGCTATGCAGATGTGCGTAGAAGAGACCTCGAATTTGAGGTGGGTGACCATGTGTTCCTGAAGGTAGCCCCTATAAGGGGGGTGTTGAGGTTCggaaagaaagggaaattgAGCCCAAG AATTGCCCTACCATCGAACCTTGCTGCCATGCACAATGTGTTCCACGTATTCATGCTGCGAAAGTATACTCTAGACCCTACTCACGTAATCGAGCAGGAGATGCTTCCTCTTCGAGAAGATCTATCTTACGAGGAGAAGCCTAGCAGAATTTTGGCTCGAGACACTAGGCAGTTGCGTAACAAAGATATTCCCTTGGTAAAGGTCTCATGTGGTAACCGTCGTGAGGAAGAGGCAACCTGGGAATGA